A single region of the Anaerostipes rhamnosivorans genome encodes:
- the gltB gene encoding glutamate synthase large subunit: MTNKRENTPGLYHPSFEHDNCGIGACVNIKGIKSHKTVHNALKIVETLEHRAGKDAAGETGDGVGIMLQISHKFFEKACKEAGIGIGGEREYGVGMFFFPNDELKIQQAKKMFEIIVEKEGMNFLGWREVPTDSKVLGKKAIECMPKILQAFIEKPEAVEKGLEFDRRLYIIRKVFEQSNEETYVISLSSRTIVYKGMFLVDQLRTFFKDLQDQDYESAIALVHSRFSTNTTPSWEKAHPYRFIVHNGEINTIRGNADKMLAREENMESKYLKGQMHKVIPVVNPNGSDSARLDNTLEFLVMSGMALPHAIMITIPEPWENNKVISQKKRDFYQYYATMMEPWDGPASILFTDGDQVGAVLDRNGLRPSRYYITDDDQLILSSEIGVLDIDPTKILVKERLRPGKMLLVDTVKGEVIDDDVVKESYAGKEPYGEWLDSNLIELKDLKIPNIPVPAYESEQREKLLKAFGYSYEEVKTAIQPMALNGSEAIAAMGTDSPLAVLSKKHQPLFNYFKQLFAQVTNPPIDAIREELVTSTTIYVGKDGNILEEKPDNCQVLKVHNPILTDTDLLKIKNLKREGFQVAELPIIYYKNTSLEKALDRLFVEADRAYRDGANIIILSDRGVDENHVAIPSLLAVSAMHQHLIKTKKRTSVALILESGEPREVHHFATLLGYGACAVNPYLALQAIQKLIDDNLLHKDYYAAVEDYTNAVLHGIIKIASKMGISTIQSYQGSQIFEAIGIDSKVIDQYFTNTVSRVEGITLKDIEEDVDVRHSSAFDPLGLENDLMLESTGSHKFRSGKEQHLYNPQTIHTLQMAARTGNYDTFKQYTHMIDEELEPGNLRGLMEFNYPSKGIPLEKVESVESIVKRFKTGAMSYGSISGEAHETLAIAMNMLGGKSNSGEGGERPERLTVGRDGKNRCSAIKQVASGRFGVTSEYLVSAKEIQIKMAQGAKPGEGGHLPGKKVYPWIAKTRHSTAGVGLISPPPHHDIYSIEDLAQLIYDCKNANRDARISVKLVSEAGVGTVASGVAKAGAQVILVSGYDGGTGAAPRNSIYNAGLPWELGLAEAHQNLIMNDLRNKVILETDGKLMSGRDVAVAAMLGAEEFGFATAPLVTLGCVMMRVCNLDTCPVGVATQNPELRKRFAGKPEYVVNFMRFIAQELREYMAKLGVATIDELVGRTDLLKPTEEAKEKHIDLTRILDTSYVEAEKVDYLHKKVYDFKLDKSADETVLLKKLKPALEKKQRKSIELDVTNIDRTFGTIFGSEITKRWGENTLPDDMYTIKCTGAGGQSFGAFIPKGLTLELVGDSNDYFGKGLSGGKLVVYPPTGVKFRPEENIIVGNVALYGATSGKSFINGVAGERFCVRNSGAIAVVEGVGDHGCEYMTGGRVLVLGETGKNFAAGMSGGIAYVLDEDSSLYMNVNKEMVTIENITSKYDVLEVKEMLKEHVAYTNSEKGKNILKNFEEYLPKFKKIMPVDYKRMLNLIVQMEERGLSSEQAQIEAFYENAK; encoded by the coding sequence GAGGCCGGTATCGGAATCGGGGGAGAGAGAGAATACGGCGTCGGCATGTTTTTCTTCCCGAATGACGAACTGAAAATCCAGCAGGCCAAGAAGATGTTTGAGATTATCGTGGAAAAAGAAGGGATGAACTTCCTGGGATGGAGGGAAGTGCCCACGGACAGTAAGGTTTTGGGAAAAAAGGCCATTGAATGTATGCCTAAGATCCTTCAGGCATTTATTGAAAAACCGGAGGCAGTTGAAAAAGGGCTGGAATTTGACCGCAGGCTTTATATCATCAGGAAAGTTTTTGAACAGAGCAACGAGGAGACCTATGTGATCTCTTTGTCCAGCAGAACCATCGTATATAAGGGAATGTTCCTTGTGGATCAGTTGAGGACCTTCTTTAAAGACCTTCAGGATCAGGATTATGAATCTGCCATAGCCCTCGTTCATTCCCGGTTCAGTACCAACACCACTCCAAGCTGGGAGAAAGCACATCCGTACCGTTTCATCGTACATAACGGTGAGATCAATACCATCCGTGGAAACGCTGATAAGATGCTGGCCAGGGAAGAGAATATGGAGTCCAAGTACCTGAAGGGCCAGATGCATAAAGTGATCCCTGTAGTCAATCCCAACGGATCAGATTCGGCAAGACTTGATAACACACTGGAATTCCTTGTGATGAGCGGTATGGCACTGCCTCATGCGATCATGATCACCATTCCGGAGCCATGGGAGAACAATAAAGTTATCAGCCAGAAGAAACGGGATTTTTACCAGTACTATGCCACTATGATGGAGCCTTGGGATGGACCGGCTTCCATTCTGTTCACCGATGGAGACCAGGTAGGAGCCGTGCTTGACCGAAACGGCTTGCGTCCTTCCAGATATTACATCACCGATGACGATCAGCTGATCCTGTCTTCCGAGATCGGAGTGCTGGATATTGACCCTACGAAGATTCTAGTGAAGGAACGGCTGCGTCCGGGCAAGATGCTCCTTGTGGACACGGTCAAAGGAGAAGTCATTGACGATGATGTTGTAAAGGAATCCTATGCAGGAAAAGAACCCTACGGCGAGTGGTTAGACAGCAATCTGATCGAACTTAAGGATTTAAAGATCCCGAATATCCCTGTTCCGGCTTACGAGTCCGAGCAGAGAGAAAAGCTTTTAAAGGCTTTCGGATATTCCTATGAAGAAGTTAAAACAGCCATTCAGCCCATGGCACTCAATGGCTCAGAGGCAATCGCGGCCATGGGAACGGATTCCCCGCTGGCTGTTCTGTCAAAAAAACACCAGCCGCTGTTTAACTATTTTAAGCAGCTGTTCGCACAGGTAACAAACCCGCCGATTGATGCGATTAGGGAAGAGCTTGTGACCTCCACAACGATCTACGTGGGAAAAGACGGAAATATCTTAGAGGAAAAGCCGGATAACTGCCAGGTGTTAAAGGTTCATAACCCAATCCTTACGGATACGGACCTTTTAAAGATCAAAAACTTAAAGCGGGAGGGATTCCAAGTAGCTGAACTTCCGATCATATACTATAAAAATACTTCTCTGGAAAAGGCGCTGGACCGTCTGTTTGTGGAAGCTGACCGTGCTTACAGGGATGGGGCCAATATTATTATTCTGTCTGACCGGGGCGTGGATGAGAATCATGTCGCTATCCCGTCACTGCTGGCTGTGTCCGCGATGCACCAGCATTTGATCAAGACAAAGAAAAGAACCTCTGTGGCCCTGATCCTTGAGAGCGGCGAGCCGAGGGAAGTCCACCACTTTGCGACTCTGCTTGGTTACGGAGCCTGTGCGGTAAATCCATATTTGGCTCTTCAGGCTATTCAGAAGCTTATTGATGATAACCTGCTGCACAAGGATTATTATGCCGCAGTGGAGGATTATACAAACGCAGTGCTTCACGGAATCATCAAAATTGCATCCAAGATGGGTATTTCCACGATCCAGTCTTACCAGGGGTCCCAGATCTTTGAGGCGATCGGTATTGACTCCAAGGTCATTGACCAGTACTTTACAAATACAGTAAGCCGTGTAGAAGGAATCACCCTGAAAGATATTGAAGAAGATGTGGATGTGAGACATTCCTCTGCATTTGATCCGCTGGGCCTGGAAAACGATCTGATGCTGGAGAGCACCGGAAGCCATAAGTTCAGAAGCGGCAAGGAACAGCATCTGTATAATCCGCAGACGATCCATACGCTTCAGATGGCGGCAAGGACCGGCAATTATGACACGTTTAAGCAGTATACACATATGATCGATGAAGAGCTGGAGCCGGGCAATTTAAGAGGCCTGATGGAGTTTAACTATCCGTCCAAGGGCATCCCTCTGGAGAAGGTAGAGAGCGTAGAGTCGATTGTCAAAAGGTTTAAGACCGGTGCTATGTCTTATGGTTCTATCTCAGGAGAGGCTCATGAAACATTGGCCATTGCCATGAACATGCTGGGCGGCAAGTCCAACAGCGGAGAGGGCGGGGAACGCCCGGAACGTCTGACGGTTGGAAGAGACGGAAAGAACCGCTGTTCTGCTATCAAACAGGTGGCATCCGGAAGGTTCGGAGTCACAAGTGAGTATCTGGTCAGTGCAAAAGAGATTCAGATCAAGATGGCTCAGGGAGCAAAGCCTGGTGAGGGAGGACATCTTCCGGGAAAGAAGGTTTATCCTTGGATCGCCAAGACCCGTCACTCAACGGCGGGAGTGGGACTGATATCCCCTCCGCCTCACCATGATATTTACTCTATCGAGGATCTGGCGCAGCTGATCTATGACTGCAAAAATGCAAACAGGGACGCCAGAATCTCTGTGAAGCTTGTATCCGAAGCTGGAGTGGGAACTGTGGCATCCGGTGTGGCAAAAGCCGGGGCGCAGGTAATTCTGGTCTCAGGGTATGACGGTGGTACCGGAGCCGCTCCTAGAAACTCCATCTACAACGCAGGGCTTCCATGGGAGCTGGGACTTGCGGAAGCACACCAGAACCTGATCATGAATGATCTCAGAAACAAGGTGATCCTGGAGACAGACGGTAAACTCATGAGTGGACGTGACGTAGCAGTGGCGGCTATGTTAGGGGCAGAGGAGTTTGGTTTTGCTACAGCACCGCTTGTCACCTTGGGCTGTGTCATGATGCGTGTCTGCAACCTGGATACCTGTCCGGTGGGTGTGGCTACTCAGAATCCGGAACTGCGCAAGAGATTTGCAGGAAAACCGGAGTATGTGGTAAACTTCATGCGGTTTATTGCCCAGGAACTGAGGGAATATATGGCGAAGCTTGGTGTGGCTACCATCGATGAACTGGTAGGACGCACAGATTTGCTGAAACCGACAGAGGAAGCCAAAGAAAAGCATATTGACCTGACAAGGATTCTGGATACTTCCTATGTGGAAGCGGAAAAGGTTGATTATCTTCACAAAAAGGTTTATGACTTTAAACTGGATAAGTCAGCGGATGAGACGGTTCTTCTTAAGAAATTGAAACCGGCTCTGGAAAAGAAGCAGAGAAAGAGCATCGAACTGGATGTGACAAATATAGACCGTACCTTCGGTACGATCTTCGGCTCTGAGATTACCAAACGCTGGGGTGAAAACACACTGCCTGACGATATGTACACAATAAAATGTACTGGTGCCGGCGGACAGAGCTTCGGGGCATTTATACCGAAAGGGCTCACGCTGGAGCTTGTGGGAGACAGCAATGACTACTTTGGAAAAGGGCTGTCAGGAGGAAAGCTTGTGGTTTATCCTCCGACCGGCGTCAAGTTTAGGCCGGAAGAAAATATCATTGTAGGAAACGTGGCGCTCTACGGAGCAACCAGCGGCAAGTCATTTATCAACGGAGTTGCAGGAGAACGATTCTGCGTGAGAAATTCCGGAGCTATTGCCGTCGTGGAAGGCGTAGGCGATCATGGATGTGAATATATGACCGGAGGACGTGTTTTAGTCCTCGGCGAGACAGGGAAGAACTTTGCGGCAGGCATGAGCGGCGGTATCGCTTATGTTCTGGATGAGGACAGCAGTCTCTACATGAATGTGAACAAGGAAATGGTGACCATTGAAAACATTACATCCAAATACGATGTGCTGGAAGTCAAAGAAATGCTGAAAGAGCATGTGGCCTACACAAACTCCGAAAAAGGAAAGAATATCCTGAAGAATTTTGAAGAATATCTGCCGAAGTTTAAAAAGATCATGCCGGTGGATTACAAACGGATGCTGAACCTGATCGTTCAGATGGAAGAACGGGGACTTAGCAGCGAGCAGGCACAGATTGAAGCATTTTACGAGAACGCAAAGTAG
- a CDS encoding glutamate synthase subunit beta, with amino-acid sequence MGKPTGFIDYDRKDARAEDPKERIKHYNEFHIPLPKEEQQRQGARCMDCGVPFCQSGLMLNGMASGCPLNNLVPEWNDLIYTGNWEQAFERLKKTNPFPEFTGRVCPALCEAACTCGLNGEPVCSKQNELSIIEYGYANGLAKAKPPKSRTGKKVAVIGSGPAGLSAANSLNKRGHQVTVFERSDRVGGLMMYGIPNMKLEKQVVERKIKIMEEEGIRFEINTDVGKDIKAEQLKKEYDSIILACGSSHPRDIEVPGRDAKGIYFAVDFLKSTTKALLDNGLKENTYISAKGKNVLVIGGGDTGNDCVGTSIRHGAKSVIQLEMMPELPHERAENNPWPEWPRVSKTDYGQEEAAAVFGHDPRTYQSTVKEFKKNKKGEVSKAVIVKLESKKDEKTGRMVMAEIAGTEKEVPVDLVLIAAGFLGSESYVTDAFGVKVNERTNVATQKDSFRTNIKNVFTAGDMHRGQSLVVWAIREGREAAREVDLEMMGYTNL; translated from the coding sequence ATGGGAAAACCGACCGGATTTATAGATTATGATAGAAAAGATGCAAGGGCTGAAGATCCCAAGGAAAGAATTAAACATTATAATGAATTCCATATTCCTCTCCCAAAGGAGGAACAGCAGAGGCAGGGTGCCCGCTGTATGGACTGCGGTGTGCCGTTCTGCCAGTCAGGGCTGATGTTAAATGGAATGGCCTCCGGATGCCCGTTAAACAATCTGGTTCCGGAATGGAACGACTTGATCTATACAGGCAACTGGGAACAGGCATTTGAACGGCTTAAAAAGACCAATCCGTTCCCGGAATTCACAGGAAGGGTCTGCCCGGCCCTCTGTGAGGCGGCCTGTACCTGCGGCCTGAACGGAGAACCAGTCTGCTCTAAGCAAAATGAGCTGAGTATCATTGAATACGGATATGCCAACGGGCTGGCAAAGGCAAAACCTCCGAAGAGCAGGACAGGAAAGAAGGTTGCAGTTATCGGATCAGGCCCGGCAGGGCTTTCAGCTGCCAATTCCCTGAATAAAAGAGGCCATCAGGTTACGGTTTTTGAACGCTCTGACCGGGTGGGAGGCCTTATGATGTATGGGATTCCCAACATGAAACTGGAAAAACAGGTTGTGGAGCGCAAGATCAAGATCATGGAAGAGGAAGGCATTCGCTTTGAGATCAATACGGATGTGGGAAAAGATATCAAAGCAGAACAGCTGAAAAAAGAATATGACAGTATTATCTTAGCCTGCGGCTCCTCTCATCCAAGGGATATTGAAGTCCCAGGAAGAGATGCAAAAGGTATCTACTTTGCAGTGGATTTCCTGAAATCCACCACAAAAGCACTGCTGGACAATGGGCTTAAGGAAAACACCTATATCAGTGCGAAAGGGAAGAATGTGCTGGTCATCGGAGGCGGCGACACAGGAAATGACTGTGTGGGCACTTCCATCCGCCACGGAGCTAAGAGTGTCATCCAACTGGAAATGATGCCGGAGCTGCCCCACGAGCGGGCGGAAAACAATCCGTGGCCGGAGTGGCCAAGAGTTTCAAAGACGGACTATGGGCAGGAGGAAGCGGCCGCTGTGTTCGGACATGATCCGAGGACTTACCAGTCTACGGTCAAGGAATTTAAGAAGAATAAAAAAGGGGAGGTGTCAAAAGCCGTCATCGTGAAGCTTGAGAGCAAAAAGGATGAAAAGACCGGACGGATGGTCATGGCTGAGATTGCAGGTACGGAAAAGGAAGTGCCGGTGGATTTGGTGCTGATCGCGGCAGGATTCCTTGGAAGCGAATCCTATGTGACCGATGCATTTGGCGTAAAGGTTAATGAGCGCACCAACGTCGCCACACAAAAAGACTCTTTCCGGACCAATATAAAAAATGTGTTTACTGCAGGAGATATGCACCGGGGCCAGTCACTGGTCGTCTGGGCGATCCGCGAAGGACGGGAAGCGGCAAGAGAGGTCGACCTTGAGATGATGGGCTACACCAATCTTTAA
- a CDS encoding chromate transporter has translation MDILKEYKELFLTFFKMGAFTFGGGYAMLPMIEREVVQNKGWATSEEVMDYFAVGQCTPGVIAVNTSTFIGYKLKGIRGGITATLGFTAPSLVIIMVIAAFMTNFSELKAVQSAFWGIRVCVCVLMINSIKKMVKGGVVDWLTGIIFAATFFGMVFVMNNPVIYVIIGAALGLLLCGRVRKGEQN, from the coding sequence ATGGATATATTGAAGGAATATAAAGAATTATTTTTAACCTTTTTTAAGATGGGTGCATTTACGTTCGGCGGAGGTTATGCCATGCTTCCGATGATCGAGAGGGAAGTTGTACAGAATAAAGGCTGGGCCACCAGCGAAGAGGTCATGGATTATTTTGCGGTGGGACAGTGTACACCGGGAGTCATCGCTGTCAACACTTCCACGTTTATCGGATACAAATTAAAGGGGATTAGGGGAGGTATCACAGCCACTCTGGGATTTACGGCTCCGTCCCTGGTCATCATCATGGTGATTGCCGCTTTTATGACCAACTTCAGTGAACTGAAAGCGGTGCAGAGCGCGTTCTGGGGCATCCGGGTCTGTGTCTGCGTCCTGATGATCAACAGCATAAAGAAGATGGTAAAAGGCGGTGTGGTGGACTGGCTTACCGGGATTATCTTTGCCGCTACGTTTTTCGGTATGGTATTTGTCATGAATAATCCGGTGATCTATGTGATCATCGGTGCTGCCCTGGGGCTTCTGCTCTGCGGGCGCGTGCGGAAAGGAGAGCAGAATTAA
- a CDS encoding chromate transporter — protein sequence MILFQLFVEFFKTGLFALGGGLATLPFLYSMADKFHWFTQGDIVNMLAISESTPGAIGVNMSTYSGYHIAGVPGSLIATFGLVLPSVIIIILVARVLESFKNNRYVEAGFYGIRPVVAGLICAATLSVFKVAFLKTGELNIHKILSSIDFKSVILFVILYMISKLAEKRGRSIHPIFLIVLSGCIGVAVLGV from the coding sequence ATGATTCTTTTTCAGCTGTTTGTAGAATTCTTTAAGACAGGCCTGTTTGCCCTTGGCGGAGGCCTTGCCACACTTCCGTTTCTCTATAGTATGGCAGACAAATTTCACTGGTTTACCCAGGGCGATATTGTCAATATGCTGGCGATCTCAGAGTCCACACCGGGAGCCATCGGGGTTAATATGTCAACCTATTCCGGATATCATATCGCAGGAGTTCCGGGAAGTCTCATAGCGACCTTTGGTCTTGTGCTGCCGTCCGTCATCATTATCATCCTGGTGGCCAGGGTACTGGAAAGCTTTAAGAATAACCGCTATGTGGAAGCTGGTTTTTACGGTATACGCCCGGTGGTGGCCGGGCTAATCTGTGCAGCCACCTTATCCGTGTTTAAAGTTGCGTTCTTAAAAACCGGAGAACTGAATATTCATAAAATACTTTCCTCCATTGACTTTAAATCTGTGATTCTTTTTGTTATATTATATATGATAAGTAAGTTAGCAGAAAAACGGGGGAGATCCATACATCCGATTTTCTTGATCGTGTTGTCGGGGTGTATTGGGGTTGCCGTACTGGGAGTTTGA
- a CDS encoding DUF5662 family protein, with translation MHILGHFRTITKHKILVAKGCFKVGLYWQGIMHDMSKYSPTEFIPGARYYQGNQSPNNIERRKYGISRAWLHHKGRNRHHFEYWIDYSLNPEAKCLVGMKIPKRYMAEMLVDRISAGKIYKKNDFTTESPLEYFNNGIGASIMHEASKDYLMMLLTMYAKKGEKETFRYVKRDLKEDISGYDKISPFEKTGSVVIG, from the coding sequence ATGCATATTTTAGGACATTTTAGGACAATTACAAAGCACAAAATCCTGGTGGCAAAGGGCTGCTTTAAGGTCGGCCTTTACTGGCAAGGGATCATGCACGATATGTCAAAGTATTCTCCGACGGAATTCATTCCCGGGGCAAGGTACTATCAGGGGAATCAAAGCCCCAACAATATAGAGAGGAGAAAGTACGGGATATCCAGGGCATGGCTACATCATAAGGGGCGGAACAGGCACCATTTTGAGTATTGGATCGATTACAGCTTAAACCCGGAGGCCAAATGTCTGGTAGGAATGAAGATTCCCAAACGATATATGGCGGAGATGCTGGTAGACAGGATCAGTGCGGGAAAGATCTATAAAAAGAACGATTTTACAACAGAGAGCCCTCTGGAGTATTTTAACAATGGGATCGGTGCATCGATTATGCATGAGGCATCCAAGGATTATCTGATGATGCTTCTGACCATGTATGCCAAAAAAGGAGAGAAGGAGACCTTCCGTTATGTCAAAAGAGACCTGAAGGAAGATATCAGCGGCTATGACAAAATCTCTCCTTTTGAAAAGACGGGTTCAGTAGTCATAGGCTGA
- a CDS encoding LytR/AlgR family response regulator transcription factor, whose amino-acid sequence MNGIDTAVHLREYDPDGLVVFLGLRPECAGDCFTAYPFNYIIKSRLNYTKGESVFLAAYSVFKQRQQPFIVCRNRSTFQCIRLSDISHFETLGRLVVVHFKDQTFEFYSKLNTVEQSVKDKGFIRVHRSFIVNLSYIAAADKESLYLLGHESAIPIGQVYLDQVRRETYPFFSINQNNQTLTL is encoded by the coding sequence ATGAACGGCATAGATACTGCCGTCCATCTCCGGGAATATGACCCCGACGGACTTGTCGTCTTCCTTGGTCTCCGCCCTGAATGTGCCGGGGATTGTTTTACAGCCTATCCCTTTAATTATATCATTAAGTCAAGGCTCAATTACACAAAAGGCGAGTCCGTTTTTCTTGCCGCCTATTCTGTCTTTAAACAGAGACAGCAGCCGTTTATCGTGTGCAGGAACCGTTCTACCTTCCAGTGCATCAGGCTCTCTGATATTTCACATTTTGAAACGCTGGGACGTCTCGTAGTCGTTCACTTTAAAGACCAGACATTTGAATTTTATTCCAAGCTTAATACTGTGGAGCAGTCCGTAAAAGACAAAGGATTTATTCGCGTGCACCGTTCTTTTATCGTAAATCTCTCCTATATTGCAGCGGCGGACAAAGAGAGCCTCTATCTGCTCGGACATGAGAGTGCCATTCCCATCGGGCAAGTATACCTGGATCAGGTACGCCGGGAGACCTATCCATTCTTCAGTATCAATCAAAACAACCAGACCCTCACTCTTTGA
- a CDS encoding LytR/AlgR family response regulator transcription factor, which produces MNIYIYNNNRKTSKANKKTLEELASKHHYSTDIFEYDNKDELVFDLSSHPERADVIIFRISRCKDEQIAGLEAAKSLRKLGCHALFIYVSANKQLAADTFPTFPFYYFYIKHLTLAEFEDVYIKALSLARKRRDKLFQCGNDMDEHVFPLSDIYYFEIFQRITTVYHSNTSFSFYRSMAGLEKELTPKGFLRIHRSFLINMRHIDRVTDHTVKLTNGFELPIGTTYLNQVRKKLSQLKTYSI; this is translated from the coding sequence ATGAACATTTACATATATAACAATAACCGGAAGACATCCAAAGCCAATAAAAAGACACTAGAAGAACTTGCCTCAAAGCACCACTACAGCACTGATATCTTTGAATATGACAACAAAGATGAACTAGTATTTGATCTTTCTTCCCATCCGGAACGGGCAGATGTGATCATATTTCGTATATCCAGGTGCAAAGACGAACAGATTGCCGGGCTGGAAGCTGCCAAGAGCCTGCGCAAGCTTGGCTGTCATGCCTTGTTTATTTATGTATCGGCTAACAAACAGCTGGCCGCGGATACATTTCCAACCTTTCCTTTTTACTATTTTTATATCAAGCATCTGACCCTTGCCGAGTTTGAGGACGTATACATAAAAGCTCTCTCACTAGCCAGAAAGCGGCGGGACAAGCTGTTCCAATGCGGCAATGACATGGATGAGCACGTGTTTCCTCTGTCAGATATTTATTATTTTGAAATATTTCAAAGAATCACCACTGTATATCACAGCAATACAAGCTTTTCTTTCTACAGGTCCATGGCAGGCCTGGAAAAGGAACTGACTCCGAAAGGATTTCTGCGCATTCACAGATCCTTTCTCATCAACATGCGCCATATTGACAGAGTCACTGACCACACCGTAAAGCTGACCAACGGATTTGAACTCCCTATCGGCACCACATACTTAAATCAGGTCCGAAAGAAACTTTCACAACTTAAAACCTATTCCATATAA
- a CDS encoding AI-2E family transporter, whose product MKFYNKNTQGFFGLVAFGVLLYLGVSNISYILKGISYLISVIFPFVIGGCMAFIINVPMRFFETRLFSKVKKGRRALSLLLAIVCIIGVLALISFLILPELARTLYSLASSIPGFVNEIQGFLQKISDNPLLTKQNLMKIDLDWNKISSELMGFFQSSASSLLGSTMSVISSAVQTVVTFLLGIVFAMNALLKKEKLILQTKKLLYSYIKESYADRIVYIGNMCNQAFSSFLSGQCTEAVILGTIIFICMNIIGLPYAMLVAMFIGVTSLIPILGGIIGSTLGAILIFMVSPFKMVVFVIMFVVVQQIEGNLIYPHVVGNSVGLPAIWVLVAVTVGGNLAGVPGMFISIPACSVIYALLRDAANERLKKKGLLEKVEKK is encoded by the coding sequence ATGAAATTTTACAATAAAAATACGCAGGGATTCTTTGGACTTGTAGCATTTGGTGTCCTTCTCTATCTTGGGGTCAGCAACATAAGCTACATACTGAAAGGAATCTCTTATCTGATCTCTGTGATTTTCCCGTTTGTGATCGGCGGATGTATGGCATTTATCATCAATGTACCCATGAGGTTTTTTGAGACCCGTTTGTTTTCCAAGGTAAAGAAGGGCAGAAGAGCATTGAGTCTGCTGCTGGCTATCGTCTGTATTATCGGTGTGCTGGCGCTGATCAGCTTTTTGATTCTGCCTGAGCTTGCCAGAACTTTATACAGCCTGGCCTCCAGTATTCCGGGGTTTGTGAATGAGATTCAGGGCTTTTTACAGAAAATATCGGATAATCCTCTACTCACAAAACAGAATTTGATGAAGATTGATCTGGACTGGAACAAGATCAGCAGTGAACTGATGGGCTTTTTTCAATCCAGCGCCAGCAGCCTTCTGGGATCTACGATGTCAGTGATCAGTTCTGCTGTGCAGACCGTGGTGACTTTCCTTCTGGGTATCGTGTTTGCTATGAACGCGCTGCTGAAAAAGGAAAAGCTGATATTGCAGACCAAGAAGCTTTTGTATTCTTATATCAAAGAATCCTATGCTGACCGGATCGTATATATCGGAAATATGTGTAACCAGGCGTTTTCAAGCTTTCTGTCCGGCCAGTGTACGGAAGCGGTAATCCTGGGTACGATCATTTTCATCTGTATGAATATCATTGGACTGCCTTATGCTATGCTGGTAGCTATGTTTATCGGTGTGACTTCCCTGATCCCGATTTTGGGAGGCATTATCGGAAGCACCCTGGGAGCTATCCTGATCTTTATGGTGAGCCCGTTTAAAATGGTAGTGTTTGTTATCATGTTTGTTGTGGTGCAGCAGATTGAAGGAAACCTGATTTATCCTCATGTGGTTGGGAATTCTGTGGGCCTGCCTGCCATTTGGGTTTTGGTGGCTGTGACAGTGGGCGGCAATCTGGCAGGAGTTCCAGGCATGTTTATCAGCATTCCGGCATGCTCCGTTATTTATGCACTGCTTAGGGATGCGGCCAATGAAAGGCTTAAGAAGAAAGGCCTTTTGGAGAAAGTTGAAAAAAAATAA
- a CDS encoding (2Fe-2S)-binding protein, which translates to MERDDIICPCVDVTVGEIIDAYEDGATTVDAVKDATGAGSICGACLDDIEELLTELKSK; encoded by the coding sequence ATGGAACGAGACGATATCATCTGTCCATGTGTCGATGTGACCGTGGGAGAAATAATAGATGCCTATGAAGACGGCGCAACTACCGTGGACGCAGTCAAAGATGCCACTGGCGCAGGGAGTATCTGCGGGGCATGTCTTGACGATATTGAAGAATTACTTACAGAACTGAAATCAAAATAA